The following proteins come from a genomic window of Armatimonadota bacterium:
- the rsmI gene encoding 16S rRNA (cytidine(1402)-2'-O)-methyltransferase, with protein sequence MANTSGTLYVVGTPIGNLEDVTLRALRVLREVDLIAAEDTRVTRKLLARYELHTPITSYHQNSPPAKLASLVRRLRQGANIAVVSDAGMPGISDPGAELIAACLAAGVAVVAVPGPTAVMTALVVSGLAGERFAFHGFLPSRKAARRRALQGLRERAETLVFYEAPHRLQTCLADMQEIFGDRRAAAARELTKVHEEVVRGRLSELAAHFAAAKPRGEITLIVEGAGAPAAQPRDFDAAGAEVRRLVGEGTSLRDAARQVAAATGLPRGRLYQAALEERGK encoded by the coding sequence GTGGCAAACACCAGCGGCACCCTTTACGTCGTCGGCACCCCCATCGGCAACCTGGAGGACGTCACCCTGCGCGCGCTGCGGGTGCTGCGCGAGGTGGACCTCATCGCCGCCGAGGACACGCGCGTCACCCGCAAGCTGCTGGCGCGCTACGAGCTCCACACCCCCATTACCAGCTACCATCAGAACAGTCCGCCGGCGAAGCTGGCGTCCCTGGTGCGGCGGTTGCGGCAGGGGGCGAACATCGCCGTCGTCTCCGACGCCGGCATGCCGGGGATCAGCGATCCGGGGGCGGAGCTGATTGCGGCCTGCCTGGCGGCGGGCGTTGCGGTGGTTGCCGTCCCCGGGCCGACGGCGGTGATGACGGCGCTGGTGGTGTCGGGGCTGGCGGGCGAACGGTTCGCGTTCCACGGGTTCCTGCCCAGCCGCAAGGCGGCCCGGCGGCGGGCGTTGCAGGGCCTGCGCGAGCGGGCGGAAACGCTGGTATTCTACGAGGCGCCGCATCGTCTGCAGACATGCCTGGCTGACATGCAGGAGATTTTCGGCGACCGGCGGGCGGCGGCGGCGCGCGAGCTGACCAAGGTGCATGAGGAGGTGGTGCGCGGGCGGCTGTCGGAGCTGGCGGCGCATTTCGCCGCCGCCAAGCCGCGCGGCGAGATCACGCTCATCGTCGAGGGTGCCGGCGCCCCCGCAGCGCAGCCGCGGGATTTCGACGCCGCCGGCGCCGAGGTGCGACGGCTGGTTGGCGAAGGTACATCCCTACGCGATGCCGCGCGGCAAGTGGCCGCGGCGACGGGGCTGCCGCGCGGGCGGCTCTACCAGGCGGCGCTGGAAGAGCGCGGGAAGTAG
- a CDS encoding DUF2284 domain-containing protein has translation MAAPNKTKAVKKAGAPGSARERVERLVRLAKRSGAVDVKAIGSDTVFTATWVRLKCQYGCGGYGGCLTCPPHSPTPETTRRLLDEYETILLVHFAGGRDVRKVIAKLERAAFLDGFYKAFGIASGPCYLCDECNLESCVHPHEARPSMEACGIDVYATARANGFPIEVCRTRDAEQNYYGLLLVE, from the coding sequence ATGGCCGCTCCCAACAAGACCAAGGCGGTGAAGAAGGCGGGCGCGCCGGGCAGTGCGAGAGAGAGAGTAGAGCGCCTGGTGCGCCTGGCGAAGCGCTCCGGGGCAGTTGACGTCAAGGCCATCGGCTCCGATACGGTCTTCACCGCGACCTGGGTGCGGTTGAAATGCCAGTACGGGTGCGGGGGGTATGGCGGCTGCCTCACCTGCCCGCCGCATTCGCCAACCCCGGAGACGACGCGCAGGCTGCTGGATGAGTACGAGACCATCCTGCTGGTGCACTTCGCGGGCGGGCGGGATGTGCGCAAGGTGATCGCCAAGCTGGAGCGGGCGGCGTTCCTGGACGGGTTCTACAAGGCATTCGGCATCGCCTCCGGGCCGTGTTACTTGTGCGACGAATGCAACCTGGAGTCGTGTGTGCATCCCCACGAGGCGCGGCCCTCGATGGAGGCGTGCGGGATAGATGTCTATGCGACCGCGCGCGCCAACGGCTTCCCCATCGAGGTCTGCCGCACCCGCGACGCCGAGCAGAATTACTACGGGCTGCTGCTGGTGGA